A stretch of the Sulfurospirillum sp. UCH001 genome encodes the following:
- a CDS encoding winged helix-turn-helix domain-containing protein — protein MRDTSLIAYCNTYASGSAQHKRFKVYNYIVDHPNCTRQDIADNTDIPINVVTPRVKELIDSKMILESGKVGNHYKLVAHMAVVA, from the coding sequence ATGCGAGATACTTCACTTATAGCTTACTGCAACACATACGCAAGCGGTAGCGCACAACACAAACGATTTAAAGTTTACAACTACATCGTAGATCATCCAAACTGTACACGTCAAGATATAGCAGACAATACAGATATTCCTATCAACGTAGTCACTCCAAGAGTTAAAGAGCTTATAGACTCAAAAATGATCTTAGAGAGTGGAAAAGTTGGAAACCACTATAAGCTAGTTGCTCATATGGCGGTAGTGGCATGA
- a CDS encoding DNA methyltransferase yields the protein MSMPFELNKIYNCDCLEFMKQVPDKYFDLVLTDPPYGINAASKGSVGGGSFRGKAKDFGAKDWDSKIPSKDIFEQLFRISKDQIIFGGNYFIEYLKNTRCMLTWYKHENLPERTFANCEHAWTSFDKNSKVYSFQWDGFIQQDMANKETRYHPTQKPVELFKLILRYYAKEGFKIYDPFLGSGTTALACECLTHLKLQWVCTELEPDYVAIANKRLEQVQGSLF from the coding sequence ATGAGTATGCCATTTGAATTAAACAAAATTTACAACTGCGATTGTTTGGAGTTTATGAAACAAGTACCTGATAAATATTTTGACTTGGTGCTTACTGACCCACCTTATGGGATAAATGCCGCATCCAAAGGGAGTGTAGGAGGTGGCAGTTTTAGGGGTAAGGCTAAAGACTTTGGGGCAAAAGATTGGGATTCTAAAATACCTAGCAAGGATATTTTCGAGCAGTTATTTAGAATTAGCAAAGACCAAATTATTTTTGGAGGTAACTATTTTATCGAATATTTAAAAAACACACGATGTATGCTTACTTGGTACAAACACGAAAATTTACCAGAAAGGACTTTTGCAAATTGCGAACATGCTTGGACAAGCTTTGATAAAAATTCAAAGGTTTACAGTTTTCAATGGGACGGCTTTATTCAGCAAGATATGGCAAACAAAGAAACTCGTTATCATCCTACACAAAAACCAGTCGAACTTTTTAAACTAATACTTAGATATTACGCAAAAGAGGGATTTAAAATATATGACCCATTTTTAGGAAGTGGAACAACCGCTTTGGCTTGTGAATGTCTTACGCATCTAAAACTTCAATGGGTTTGCACAGAATTAGAACCTGACTATGTAGCCATAGCAAACAAACGATTAGAACAAGTACAAGGAAGTTTATTTTAA
- a CDS encoding DUF4055 domain-containing protein, with the protein MSNSPKFTDSLHSNNAKNLAIMNSFRNNDVKDHLIKWERETEDSYKSRQLNSVLYNVVEKTINTAKGMLFRKPLNWSDDLNSLFVKIASEDVDRNSTSLSEFAKEATVNSLWDGISFIIVDFPKIENGEAIVSFQQQLDSKLTPYFSHVKYSQILNRRMSGEKLTQITIDENIVEEDGEFGEKTVNQQRVLFIGGGKIYRENEVCYEWNNNLDYIPIIPVYSNKTGFLQGTPKFLPLAKLNLKHYNFLSQLDKSLFVAANPIPVIYGMPNKEEGGQVVIGVDTAITFTDKENSGFEWVEFAGTSIDKLQEEIKNIETRMTSIGLSFLTSDNKDRTATEAAIVSSSETSDLSSIATSIQWAINQAYRIWCQMMNQEAKGEITSNRDFVGALSAEQAKVYLQMQKDNQITLDQLWTELERREFIQEFDRENAKAEIEARNQSMAGIV; encoded by the coding sequence ATGTCAAATTCACCAAAATTCACGGACTCTTTGCATAGTAATAACGCTAAAAATTTAGCAATAATGAACTCTTTTAGAAATAATGATGTCAAAGATCATTTAATAAAGTGGGAAAGAGAGACAGAAGATAGCTATAAATCACGTCAACTCAATTCAGTCCTTTACAATGTCGTTGAAAAGACGATCAATACAGCTAAAGGTATGCTATTTCGTAAGCCTTTGAACTGGTCAGATGATCTAAACAGTCTATTTGTTAAAATCGCTTCTGAGGACGTTGATAGAAACAGCACATCATTAAGTGAATTTGCAAAAGAAGCAACGGTTAACTCTCTTTGGGATGGTATTAGCTTTATTATCGTTGACTTTCCAAAGATCGAAAACGGAGAAGCTATTGTAAGCTTTCAACAACAATTAGACTCAAAACTAACTCCTTACTTTTCACACGTAAAATATTCACAAATACTCAATCGAAGAATGAGCGGAGAAAAACTTACACAAATAACTATCGATGAAAACATTGTTGAAGAAGATGGAGAGTTTGGAGAAAAAACAGTAAATCAACAACGAGTTTTATTCATTGGTGGCGGTAAAATATACCGAGAAAATGAAGTTTGTTATGAATGGAATAATAACTTAGATTATATCCCTATCATTCCAGTTTACAGCAATAAGACAGGATTTTTACAAGGAACACCAAAGTTCTTACCACTTGCAAAACTAAATTTAAAGCACTATAACTTTTTATCACAGCTCGATAAATCTCTTTTTGTTGCTGCAAACCCAATTCCAGTAATTTACGGTATGCCAAACAAAGAAGAAGGTGGACAAGTAGTTATAGGTGTTGATACGGCTATCACATTTACGGATAAAGAAAATAGCGGTTTTGAGTGGGTAGAGTTTGCAGGAACTTCTATCGACAAGCTCCAAGAGGAGATTAAGAACATTGAAACTCGTATGACTTCAATCGGTTTATCTTTCTTAACTTCTGATAACAAAGATCGTACAGCAACAGAAGCAGCAATAGTATCATCTTCTGAAACGTCAGACTTATCTTCTATTGCGACATCAATTCAATGGGCTATTAATCAAGCTTATAGAATTTGGTGTCAGATGATGAACCAAGAAGCAAAAGGGGAGATCACAAGTAACCGTGACTTTGTTGGAGCATTGAGTGCAGAACAAGCAAAAGTGTATCTACAAATGCAAAAAGACAATCAGATTACATTAGATCAGTTATGGACCGAGTTAGAGCGCAGAGAGTTTATCCAAGAGTTTGATAGAGAAAATGCAAAGGCTGAAATAGAAGCTAGAAATCAAAGCATGGCAGGTATTGTATGA
- a CDS encoding SHOCT domain-containing protein, with protein MEVLLFLVLFSVLCGMYANKLNRNGFGYFILSLFLTPLFGFVLLFILGENKENIVKNSKSYDIARNDEDDDIVYERYRMEFESDINTILRKVINFYSKYDLEEYEHNTDIEKMYTNGKNYFILKKINNSVVLELYNLPKFRDIKPVTNNSEKLNIDDLVKLGELLDKGVLTKEEFEAQKAKLLNA; from the coding sequence ATGGAAGTTTTATTATTTTTGGTACTTTTTTCTGTTTTATGTGGAATGTATGCAAACAAATTAAATCGTAATGGTTTTGGTTATTTTATTTTATCTCTTTTTTTAACACCTCTATTTGGTTTTGTTTTACTTTTTATACTTGGTGAAAATAAAGAAAACATAGTAAAGAATTCTAAGTCATATGATATTGCAAGAAATGATGAGGATGATGACATAGTATATGAAAGATACAGAATGGAGTTTGAATCTGACATTAACACTATTTTAAGAAAAGTTATAAATTTTTATAGTAAATATGATTTAGAAGAATACGAGCATAACACAGATATTGAAAAAATGTACACAAATGGTAAAAATTACTTCATTCTAAAAAAAATAAATAATAGTGTTGTCCTTGAATTGTACAATTTACCAAAATTTAGAGATATTAAACCAGTAACAAACAATTCTGAAAAATTAAATATCGATGATCTAGTAAAGCTTGGAGAACTTTTAGATAAAGGCGTTTTAACAAAAGAAGAATTTGAAGCACAAAAGGCAAAATTACTTAATGCATAA
- a CDS encoding terminase large subunit domain-containing protein has product MIELLPHQEEFLLDDTTRHLLLLAGYGAGKTFSFVCKAYDLASKNVGHTGILLEPTAPLLHDILIPDMTSFLEDNDIEHTLVKSPQPNLRIRFENGETKILMRSLENWQRLIGVNAAFIGTDEMDTVKKEIVLMAYKKLQGRLRKGNVRQMFNTTTPEGFAGAYELFEKMQMGRIIRAKTLDNPFLPQDFIQDLQNSYPPNLLEAYMEGRFVNLTSGTVYSYFDRHKHHSNEEAKENDTLLIGQDFNVGGCVSTIHVIRGNVVIRVDEIESKDTFTIPTNIRKIYPTNKVVMFPDASGNSGHSNATKSDIQILRDAGFIIEAPQANGRIIDRVNSVNGLLSHGRYLINTNKCPKGTEALEQQVFDKNGEPEKFSGAGTIDDYNDSMGYFIVRRFPLTKNTFTPTSFIMR; this is encoded by the coding sequence GTGATTGAATTATTGCCCCATCAAGAAGAATTCCTTTTAGATGATACTACTCGCCACTTACTACTTTTAGCAGGGTATGGAGCAGGAAAAACTTTTTCTTTTGTATGTAAAGCCTACGATTTAGCCTCAAAGAACGTAGGGCATACAGGCATATTACTAGAGCCTACCGCTCCACTATTGCACGACATTCTTATCCCTGATATGACATCGTTTTTAGAAGATAACGACATAGAACATACGCTTGTTAAATCTCCACAACCGAATCTTAGAATACGTTTTGAAAATGGCGAAACAAAAATACTCATGCGCTCTTTGGAAAACTGGCAAAGACTAATCGGTGTTAATGCTGCGTTCATTGGAACAGATGAAATGGATACAGTCAAAAAAGAAATAGTGTTAATGGCATATAAAAAGCTCCAAGGTCGTTTGCGTAAAGGTAATGTACGCCAAATGTTTAACACGACAACCCCCGAAGGTTTTGCAGGAGCTTATGAGTTATTTGAAAAAATGCAAATGGGTAGGATTATTCGTGCAAAAACTTTAGATAATCCGTTTTTGCCACAAGACTTTATCCAAGATTTACAAAACAGCTATCCTCCTAATCTTCTTGAAGCGTATATGGAAGGAAGATTTGTAAATCTAACAAGTGGCACAGTTTATAGCTATTTTGATAGACACAAACATCACAGCAATGAAGAAGCCAAAGAGAACGATACGTTACTTATAGGTCAAGACTTTAACGTTGGTGGGTGTGTATCTACAATTCACGTTATAAGAGGCAATGTAGTCATAAGAGTGGACGAAATAGAGAGTAAAGACACGTTCACAATACCAACGAATATCCGCAAAATATATCCAACGAATAAAGTAGTAATGTTCCCAGATGCAAGCGGAAATAGTGGACATTCAAATGCTACCAAGTCAGATATTCAAATACTACGTGATGCAGGGTTTATAATTGAAGCACCACAAGCAAATGGACGTATTATTGATAGAGTTAATTCAGTCAATGGTCTTTTGTCTCACGGACGTTATCTTATCAACACCAATAAATGCCCTAAAGGTACAGAAGCTTTAGAACAGCAAGTATTCGACAAGAATGGAGAGCCTGAGAAGTTTTCAGGAGCAGGGACGATTGACGATTATAACGATAGTATGGGTTATTTCATCGTAAGGCGCTTCCCTCTTACTAAAAATACTTTCACACCAACATCATTTATTATGAGATAA
- a CDS encoding S24 family peptidase, whose translation MTLKEKLRFLLDGYGRGGKAKLAEYLEVSPNYITRYAEEQYNDTFLPSKYFKKTADFFGVEPTYFLDDEITTKPVRTVKVIGTASCGGLDLNHFQCNRFALFNGDDYNERYYCVIANGDSMSPEIDDGDEVICDPQAEIINGDMVHYTIGNESALKVYFKDEDAYIVQFVPYNPSDTFKTRTVRLDDDSVEIKMAKVISVNKRKTNNRLARLKLIGRA comes from the coding sequence ATGACATTAAAAGAAAAGCTTAGATTCTTACTTGATGGATACGGCAGAGGTGGAAAGGCTAAACTGGCTGAGTATTTAGAGGTAAGTCCAAACTATATTACTCGCTATGCAGAAGAACAGTATAATGATACATTTTTACCTTCAAAGTATTTCAAAAAAACGGCTGATTTTTTTGGTGTAGAACCCACATATTTTTTAGATGATGAAATTACGACAAAGCCTGTTAGAACTGTTAAAGTTATTGGAACTGCATCATGTGGTGGTTTAGATTTAAACCATTTTCAATGTAATAGATTTGCATTATTTAATGGAGATGACTATAACGAAAGATACTATTGTGTAATTGCAAATGGAGATAGTATGTCTCCAGAGATTGATGATGGTGACGAAGTAATATGTGATCCGCAGGCAGAAATTATTAATGGTGATATGGTTCATTACACAATAGGAAATGAAAGCGCTTTAAAGGTGTATTTTAAAGATGAAGATGCATATATAGTTCAATTTGTACCTTATAACCCTAGTGATACGTTTAAAACTAGAACTGTTAGATTAGATGACGATTCAGTAGAGATAAAAATGGCTAAGGTAATATCCGTAAATAAAAGAAAGACAAATAATAGATTGGCAAGATTAAAACTTATAGGGAGAGCGTAA
- a CDS encoding lambda-exonuclease family protein codes for MERLLLEQGSQEWHDLRAKYHRTASRTPIVLGLSPFQKKDNLARELKFGIKPYYNNAMKRGNELEPYVRELANKYFNDIFEPAVGINADFLASLDGINFDADTIIEIKVSEHTYNEVKNGRIPEHYKAQMLHQLYVFEAKKAYLVAYSEKNDEIAVSDAVLDDPVWFWNMLTSWKEFENFMSTYELEEEIEHTDTEWEMLACKLKDISDRKKELEAEEAEYKEALLSMANGVKSKGFGVSVYPTKKKSVDYKTLLAENKIDATPYTKESISWSVKVS; via the coding sequence ATGGAAAGATTACTATTAGAGCAAGGATCACAAGAATGGCACGATTTAAGAGCTAAATATCATCGCACAGCTTCAAGAACTCCTATAGTTCTTGGGCTTTCACCATTTCAAAAAAAAGATAATTTAGCAAGAGAGTTAAAGTTTGGAATAAAGCCTTATTACAATAACGCTATGAAGCGTGGAAATGAATTAGAGCCTTATGTTAGAGAGTTAGCAAATAAGTATTTTAATGACATTTTTGAGCCTGCAGTAGGTATTAATGCTGATTTTTTAGCTTCGCTTGATGGTATTAATTTTGATGCAGACACAATTATCGAAATTAAAGTAAGCGAGCATACATATAACGAAGTAAAAAATGGTCGGATACCTGAACACTACAAAGCGCAAATGCTTCATCAACTTTATGTATTTGAAGCAAAAAAAGCATACTTAGTGGCTTACAGCGAGAAGAACGATGAAATAGCAGTAAGCGATGCTGTACTTGATGACCCAGTATGGTTTTGGAATATGCTTACATCATGGAAAGAGTTCGAAAACTTTATGAGCACATACGAGCTTGAAGAAGAAATTGAACATACAGATACAGAGTGGGAAATGTTGGCTTGTAAGCTAAAAGATATTAGCGATCGTAAAAAAGAGCTTGAAGCAGAAGAAGCCGAATATAAAGAGGCACTTTTATCAATGGCTAACGGTGTAAAGTCTAAAGGATTTGGAGTTTCTGTTTACCCTACTAAGAAAAAAAGTGTTGATTATAAAACTCTTTTGGCTGAAAACAAAATAGATGCTACTCCATATACTAAAGAAAGTATATCTTGGTCGGTAAAAGTGTCGTGA
- a CDS encoding recombination protein NinG, giving the protein MTKPPRLKTCKHCKNSFIPTRPMQTTCGYLCALEHAKEKAKTQQGKDKRKAIKQFKDSDLATLKRLAETVVNKYIRERDGKVCISCGYKGNSRQFHAGHYLPKGNNSFLRYNKDNIHAQCSICNNHLSGNLAMYRINLIKKIGAEKVEWLESQRGVTKKWTIEELKEIIKTHKIKAKDIESKEMYV; this is encoded by the coding sequence ATGACTAAACCACCAAGACTAAAAACCTGCAAGCATTGTAAAAACAGCTTTATTCCAACACGACCAATGCAAACAACGTGCGGTTATTTATGCGCCTTAGAACACGCCAAAGAGAAAGCAAAAACGCAGCAAGGAAAAGACAAGCGCAAAGCCATCAAACAATTCAAAGATAGCGACCTAGCTACACTTAAGAGATTAGCCGAAACCGTAGTAAACAAATACATCAGAGAGCGAGATGGCAAGGTATGTATCTCATGCGGATACAAAGGTAATTCAAGACAATTTCATGCAGGTCACTATCTACCAAAGGGTAATAACTCATTCCTACGATACAACAAGGATAACATACACGCTCAATGCTCTATCTGCAACAACCACTTATCAGGTAACTTGGCAATGTACCGTATCAATTTAATTAAAAAAATAGGCGCCGAAAAAGTAGAGTGGTTAGAGAGTCAAAGAGGTGTCACAAAGAAGTGGACAATAGAAGAATTGAAAGAAATCATAAAAACGCACAAAATTAAAGCAAAAGACATTGAGTCAAAGGAAATGTATGTCTAA
- a CDS encoding dATP/dGTP diphosphohydrolase domain-containing protein, with product MSNNNSSKNEPLNSANGTGMKYDNGKLLMTLVSPQFVDGVAEVLTFGAEKYEPNSWQSVPDAKRRYEDALYRHWNAYLKGEKTDKESGLSHLKHLACNAMFLLHFEQKGNN from the coding sequence ATGTCTAACAATAATTCTTCGAAAAATGAGCCATTAAATAGCGCAAATGGTACTGGAATGAAATACGACAACGGAAAATTATTAATGACTTTAGTTTCTCCTCAATTTGTGGATGGAGTAGCAGAGGTTTTGACATTTGGTGCAGAAAAATACGAGCCTAACTCATGGCAATCAGTACCAGATGCTAAAAGAAGATATGAAGATGCACTATACAGACATTGGAACGCATACCTTAAAGGAGAAAAAACAGATAAAGAGAGTGGATTAAGCCATTTAAAACACTTGGCTTGTAATGCAATGTTTTTACTACATTTTGAGCAAAAAGGAAATAATTGA
- the ssb gene encoding single-stranded DNA-binding protein codes for MFNRVIMLGNLTRDCELRYLPSGGAVCTTGLATNRRFKKQDGNQGEEVCFIDITFFGRTAEIANQYLSRGKKVLVEGRLKLDQWTDQQGVKRSKHSITVESLQMMDSKGQPEGERHEDGGVPDIDINDDEIPF; via the coding sequence ATGTTTAACCGTGTAATCATGCTCGGCAACCTAACCAGAGATTGTGAACTACGCTACCTACCAAGCGGTGGCGCAGTTTGTACAACAGGGTTAGCTACAAATAGAAGATTTAAAAAGCAAGACGGTAATCAAGGCGAAGAAGTATGCTTTATCGACATCACCTTTTTTGGACGTACTGCAGAGATCGCTAATCAATACCTAAGCCGTGGAAAAAAAGTATTGGTTGAAGGTCGTTTAAAACTCGATCAATGGACAGATCAACAAGGTGTAAAGCGCTCAAAGCACTCTATCACTGTTGAGTCATTGCAGATGATGGATAGCAAAGGTCAACCAGAAGGCGAAAGACATGAAGATGGTGGAGTTCCTGACATTGACATTAACGATGACGAGATACCATTTTAG
- a CDS encoding terminase small subunit has translation MALTAKQERFCNEYLIDLNGKQAAIRAGFSAKTAVEQASRLLSNVKVSERIQELQQKRQKRTDITADKVIIELAKIAFFDIRKIFDDNGNLRSPHDLEDEVACAIASIKTRIEKSGPDKEDWAEIKEYRANDKLRALEMLARHFGIFAKENDDPSDNNTKTKYVGFVSMSEEKKKQILKENGRD, from the coding sequence ATGGCTTTAACTGCAAAGCAAGAGAGATTTTGCAACGAGTATCTTATTGACTTAAATGGAAAACAAGCAGCAATAAGAGCTGGGTTTAGTGCAAAAACAGCTGTGGAGCAAGCAAGCAGATTGTTAAGCAATGTTAAGGTTTCAGAAAGAATTCAAGAATTACAGCAAAAAAGACAAAAAAGAACAGATATTACAGCCGATAAAGTCATTATTGAACTTGCAAAGATAGCATTTTTTGATATTAGAAAGATATTTGATGATAACGGAAACCTAAGAAGCCCACATGATTTAGAAGATGAAGTAGCGTGTGCGATAGCTTCCATTAAGACACGTATTGAAAAGAGTGGGCCAGATAAAGAAGATTGGGCAGAGATTAAAGAATACAGAGCAAACGACAAGCTTAGAGCTTTGGAAATGCTCGCGCGACATTTTGGAATATTCGCAAAAGAAAATGATGATCCATCAGACAATAATACAAAAACAAAATACGTTGGCTTTGTTTCAATGAGTGAAGAAAAGAAAAAACAGATTTTAAAAGAGAATGGGCGTGATTGA
- a CDS encoding thermonuclease family protein — translation MHKLAILSLISTLSFATEAIVTKIVDGDTIHVKMNGKEEKIRILYIDTPEKYGGSKLEKDAKKAGISAEKEQELGKLSSGYAAKFFQKGDKVNVISDKKDQYGRMLGTVSKNSVDYSTQIIKDGYSCIYKKEKYPKELDNVLQEAKESKKGLWSVDFEVMNRLCR, via the coding sequence ATGCATAAACTAGCCATACTCTCGCTCATATCCACGCTATCTTTTGCCACCGAAGCAATCGTAACAAAGATAGTGGATGGCGATACTATCCACGTTAAAATGAACGGAAAAGAAGAAAAAATCCGTATTCTCTACATCGATACACCTGAAAAGTACGGTGGATCTAAACTAGAAAAAGATGCAAAGAAAGCAGGAATATCAGCCGAAAAAGAACAAGAGCTAGGAAAGCTATCAAGCGGTTACGCTGCGAAGTTCTTCCAAAAAGGCGATAAAGTAAACGTCATATCGGATAAAAAAGATCAATACGGCCGTATGCTTGGAACAGTAAGCAAAAATAGTGTTGACTATTCAACTCAGATCATCAAAGATGGTTACTCCTGCATCTATAAAAAGGAGAAATACCCTAAAGAGCTTGATAATGTACTCCAAGAAGCTAAAGAGTCAAAAAAAGGGTTATGGAGCGTTGATTTTGAGGTTATGAATAGGTTGTGTAGGTAA
- a CDS encoding metallophosphoesterase — MKYIKQNLNHCNFDEIEIVALGDLHIGDNACDVKLLKSYIDYINSKENVYVIGIGDYLNNALKLSKTDVYNAVAPQKELEMAVEILSKIPTSRWLAMTTGNHEVRTAKEAGIDINEFLAYRLGIEDIYHKGMCIIDLKFDSFTYWIMIHHGAGGGATKGGAMNKMQRLSDIIPNADLVLMGHTHQSMLAWDSCYFIDKKHYKMKKHNQLLVNTGSMLGYRDGYAEGMMLKPSRKGNAIVTLESPKNKKANFKAMKARWNV; from the coding sequence TTGAAGTACATCAAACAAAATCTTAACCATTGTAATTTTGATGAAATTGAGATAGTGGCGCTAGGAGATTTACACATAGGTGACAATGCGTGTGATGTTAAACTTTTAAAAAGTTACATCGATTACATTAACTCAAAAGAGAATGTTTATGTTATCGGAATAGGTGATTATCTAAACAATGCTCTAAAACTCAGTAAAACAGACGTGTATAACGCTGTTGCACCTCAAAAAGAACTCGAAATGGCTGTTGAAATACTTTCAAAAATACCAACGTCAAGATGGTTGGCAATGACAACTGGTAATCATGAGGTAAGAACAGCAAAAGAAGCAGGAATAGACATCAATGAGTTTTTAGCTTATAGACTAGGTATTGAAGATATTTACCACAAAGGTATGTGTATCATCGATTTAAAGTTTGATAGCTTCACATATTGGATTATGATACATCATGGAGCAGGCGGAGGAGCTACAAAAGGCGGAGCAATGAACAAGATGCAACGACTCAGCGATATTATTCCAAATGCTGATCTTGTATTAATGGGGCACACTCATCAAAGTATGTTAGCATGGGATAGTTGCTACTTCATTGATAAAAAACACTACAAAATGAAAAAACACAATCAACTTTTAGTCAATACTGGATCAATGCTTGGGTACAGAGATGGATACGCAGAAGGAATGATGTTAAAACCATCACGAAAAGGAAATGCAATCGTAACGCTAGAAAGCCCAAAGAACAAAAAAGCAAACTTTAAAGCCATGAAAGCAAGGTGGAATGTATGA
- a CDS encoding DnaB-like helicase C-terminal domain-containing protein yields MSLRDKVKAQIAELQATLTELDTLEGKTYEIESAGNLRARVKSKPKTPKYATGITWLDEKLNGGFQEGSFINIAGESFSGKSTMVLNILANIAEYNKCLFFSFEMYENLLSHKIENLNQYQDKNLLIEQYRNDLDDVVGLIKLYASKGVKFVAIDSKMKIKVSGNGEDHQKASLISSTLAKLCQETGVIIMLINQISEADLRNGRFALKGSGDQVYDSDFIFFLTVKEDEKTGITKRTFMCTKDRYNGKKWKYEMQENSFISKSIPCEEKIYVPSI; encoded by the coding sequence ATGTCGCTTAGGGATAAAGTAAAAGCTCAAATAGCAGAACTACAAGCAACACTAACAGAGCTTGATACGCTAGAGGGTAAAACATACGAAATTGAGAGTGCAGGAAATTTACGCGCAAGAGTTAAAAGCAAACCAAAGACACCAAAGTATGCAACTGGTATCACTTGGCTAGATGAAAAGCTAAACGGTGGCTTTCAAGAGGGTAGTTTCATCAATATAGCTGGAGAGAGCTTTAGCGGTAAGTCAACAATGGTGTTGAATATTTTGGCAAACATTGCGGAGTATAACAAATGTCTTTTCTTTAGCTTTGAAATGTACGAAAATCTTTTATCTCACAAGATAGAAAACCTCAATCAATACCAGGATAAAAATTTACTTATTGAGCAATACAGAAATGATCTTGATGATGTTGTAGGTCTTATAAAACTTTACGCTTCAAAAGGCGTTAAATTTGTAGCTATTGACTCAAAAATGAAGATAAAAGTATCAGGAAATGGAGAGGACCACCAAAAAGCTTCTTTAATTTCTTCAACACTTGCAAAGTTATGCCAAGAAACTGGTGTGATTATCATGCTTATTAACCAAATTAGCGAGGCTGATCTAAGAAACGGAAGATTTGCGCTTAAAGGTAGTGGGGATCAAGTTTACGATAGCGATTTTATTTTCTTCCTAACTGTGAAAGAAGATGAAAAAACTGGAATAACAAAGCGTACGTTTATGTGTACAAAAGATAGATACAACGGCAAAAAGTGGAAGTATGAAATGCAGGAAAACTCATTTATATCTAAAAGTATTCCATGCGAAGAAAAAATCTATGTTCCGAGTATCTAA